In Zingiber officinale cultivar Zhangliang chromosome 8B, Zo_v1.1, whole genome shotgun sequence, a single genomic region encodes these proteins:
- the LOC122017056 gene encoding 40S ribosomal protein S3-3: MATQMSKKRKFVADGVFFAELNEVLTRELAEDGYSGVEVRVTPMRTEIIIRATRTQNVLGEKGRRIRELTSVVQKRFKFPENGVELYAEKVNNRGLCAIAQAESLRYKLLGGLAVRRACYGVLRFVMESGAKGCEVIVSGKLRAQRAKSMKFKDGYMISSGQPVKEYIDSAVRHVLLRQGVLGIKVKIMLDWDPKGKQGPTTPLPDLVTIHPPKDEDEYVRPALLVPAEIPIA; this comes from the exons ATGGCGACCCAGATGAGCAAGAAGCGCAAG TTCGTAGCGGACGGAGTGTTCTTTGCTGAGTTGAATGAGGTCCTGACGAGAGAACTTGCTGAGGATGGTTATTCTGGTGTCGAGGTTAGGGTTACGCCCATGCGAACCGAGATCATTATCCGGGCAACCCGTACTCAGAACGTCCTTG GTGAGAAGGGCAGAAGAATCAGGGAGTTAACATCGGTGGTCCAGAAAAGATTCAAATTTCCTGAGAATGGTGTGGAGCTCTACGCTGAGAAAGTAAACAACAGGGGACTCTGTGCCATTGCTCAAGCTGAATCGCTGCGTTACAAGCTTCTTGGTGGCCTTGCTGTTCGCAG GGCCTGTTATGGCGTCTTGAGGTTTGTCATGGAGAGTGGTGCTAAGGGATGTGAG GTAATCGTTAGTGGAAAACTCAGGGCCCAGCGAGCTAAATCCATGAAGTTCAAAGATGGATACATGATTTCTTCTGGTCAGCCTGTAAAGGAATACATTGACTCTGCAGTGAGGCATGTTCTCCTTAGACAG GGTGTCCTTGGAATCAAGGTGAAAATTATGCTGGATTGGGATCCCAAGGGGAAGCAAGGGCCAACCACTCCTCTCCCGGATCTCGTCACTATCCatccaccaaaggatgaagacgAATACGTGAGGCCAGCCCTGTTGGTGCCTGCAGAGATACCCATTGCATGA
- the LOC122017520 gene encoding transcription factor WER-like translates to MRGSLQSPLHMCTKKPKQFFNKGAWSADEDQILTDYVRAHGGGRWGKVPKTTGLNRCPRSCRLRWLNYLRPDIKRGNISNEEEDLIVRLHNLLGNRWSLIAGRLPGRTDNEIKNYWNTVLKKKLKVQSVGSTQLINRKCTSKRGIRESTACNEHENGTEAKLSGDRRILDASFLPLDESDIFDQTMGSDIEQLCSKWVPDMDDLEKYQRFWEGAYSPVPFDDSLLFTKEILDNWLEDSTVHATVGSSSLRQITEPCIVSQGLILNNQVMRLPDV, encoded by the exons ATGAGAGGGTCATTGCAGTCTCCTTTACACATGTGCACCAAGAAACCTAAGCAGTTCTTTAACAAGGGGGCCTGGAGCGCGGATGAAGACCAGATCCTAACTGACTATGTCAGAGCTCATGGGGGAGGGAGGTGGGGGAAGGTTCCCAAAACAACAG GCCTGAATCGATGTCCGAGGAGCTGCCGGCTTCGCTGGCTGAATTATCTGCGGCCGGACATCAAGAGGGGAAACATATCCAACGAAGAGGAGGATCTCATCGTCAGGCTCCATAATCTTTTGGGAAACAG GTGGTCTCTGATAGCTGGAAGATTACCTGGTCGAACAGATAATGAGATCAAGAATTACTGGAACACAGTGCTAAAGAAGAAGCTAAAGGTTCAGTCAGTTGGATCCACGCAATTAATAAATCGCAAGTGCACGAGTAAAAGAGGGATCAGAGAATCGACTGCGTGTAACGAGCATGAGAATGGAACTGAAGCAAAGCTCAGTGGAGATCGACGGATACTTGACGCTTCTTTCTTGCCACTCGATGAGAGTGATATATTTGACCAAACGATGGGTTCCGATATCGAGCAGCTCTGCTCGAAATGGGTTCCAGACATGGATGACTTGGAAAAATACCAAAGATTTTGGGAAGGTGCTTATTCTCCTGTGCCTTTTGATGATAGTTTGCTATTTACCAAAGAAATATTAGACAATTGGCTGGAAGATAGCACCGTGCATGCGACCGTAGGTTCTTCCTCCCTGAGACAGATTACTGAGCCATGCATCGTCTCACAAGGCTTGATCCTCAACAATCAAGTGATGCGTTTGCCAGATGTCTGA